A single region of the Halopiger xanaduensis SH-6 genome encodes:
- a CDS encoding NAD-dependent succinate-semialdehyde dehydrogenase, with the protein MSIESTNPATGEVVDTYDEESDDEREEQLERANETFEEWSETPIETRQQLLARAGEILRENEDEYAELMTREMGKPIGQARDEVEKCAWVCDYYAEHAAEFLQDDVVSGDESARTVVAYQPLGPILAIMPWNFPFWQVFRFAAPNLAAGNVGLLKHASNVPGCARAIEDVFHEAGFPEGAFTSLLISSSEIDTVIEDERIAGVTLTGSDGAGRSVAETAGSQLKKNVLELGGSDPFVVLEDAPMDETVETAAQARLINNGQSCIAAKRFIVVDEVYDEFVDRFIEEMDAQTVGDPMDEDTDIGPQAREDLMEELHDQVEETAEQGGEIELGGEPMDREGAFYPPTVLTDVPENAPADEEELFGPVATVFRVPDEEAAIEKANDTRFGLGASVWTEDLERGERVARQFESGMAFVNELVKSDPRLPFGGVKDSGYGRELSRHGIREFVNTKMIWVQQDAGDETEMVE; encoded by the coding sequence GTGAGCATCGAGAGCACCAATCCGGCCACCGGCGAGGTCGTCGACACCTACGACGAGGAATCCGACGACGAGCGCGAGGAACAACTCGAGCGGGCCAACGAGACGTTCGAGGAGTGGAGCGAGACGCCGATCGAAACTCGCCAGCAACTGCTCGCGCGAGCGGGCGAGATCCTCCGGGAGAACGAAGACGAGTACGCCGAACTCATGACGCGGGAGATGGGGAAACCGATCGGACAGGCCCGCGACGAGGTCGAGAAGTGCGCGTGGGTCTGCGACTACTACGCCGAGCACGCGGCCGAGTTCCTGCAGGACGACGTCGTCTCCGGCGACGAGAGCGCCCGCACCGTCGTCGCCTACCAGCCGCTGGGCCCGATCCTGGCGATCATGCCCTGGAACTTCCCGTTCTGGCAGGTCTTCCGCTTCGCCGCGCCGAATCTCGCCGCGGGAAACGTCGGCCTGCTGAAACACGCCTCGAACGTCCCCGGCTGCGCGCGGGCCATCGAGGACGTCTTTCATGAGGCGGGCTTTCCCGAGGGCGCGTTCACCTCCCTGCTGATCAGTTCGAGCGAGATCGATACCGTGATCGAGGACGAGCGAATCGCCGGCGTCACCCTCACCGGCAGCGACGGCGCGGGCCGCTCGGTCGCCGAAACTGCCGGCAGTCAGCTCAAGAAGAACGTCTTAGAGCTCGGCGGCAGCGATCCGTTCGTCGTCCTCGAGGACGCCCCCATGGACGAAACGGTCGAGACGGCGGCCCAGGCGCGGCTCATCAACAACGGCCAGTCGTGCATTGCGGCGAAACGGTTCATTGTCGTCGACGAGGTCTACGACGAGTTCGTCGACCGATTCATCGAGGAGATGGACGCCCAGACCGTCGGCGATCCGATGGACGAGGACACCGACATCGGCCCGCAGGCTCGTGAGGATCTCATGGAGGAACTCCACGACCAAGTCGAGGAGACCGCCGAGCAGGGCGGCGAGATCGAACTCGGCGGCGAGCCGATGGACCGCGAGGGCGCCTTCTACCCGCCGACGGTGCTCACGGACGTTCCCGAGAACGCGCCCGCTGACGAGGAGGAACTGTTCGGCCCCGTCGCGACGGTCTTCCGCGTGCCCGACGAGGAGGCGGCGATCGAGAAGGCCAACGACACCCGCTTCGGCCTCGGCGCGAGCGTCTGGACCGAAGACTTGGAGCGCGGCGAGCGGGTCGCCCGGCAGTTCGAATCGGGAATGGCGTTCGTGAACGAACTCGTCAAGTCTGATCCGCGCCTGCCCTTCGGCGGCGTGAAGGACTCGGGCTACGGCCGAGAACTGTCCCGTCACGGCATCCGCGAGTTCGTGAACACGAAGATGATCTGGGTGCAGCAGGACGCGGGCGATGAGACGGAAATGGTGGAGTAA
- the gdhB gene encoding glutamate dehydrogenase GdhB: protein MTSANSTSEYESVSESESERERDPESAVETARRQLERAAAHLDVDDGIIERLQHPTSVYRVSIPLERDDGSTEMLTGYRAHHDSVRGPYKGGLRYHPDVTEDECIGLSMWMTWKCAVMDIPFGGGKGGVVVNPKDLSRDEKERLTRRFAEELRPIIGPMTDIPAPDMGTDPQTMAWFMDAYSMQQGQTEPGVVTGKPPVVGGSYGREEAPGRSVGIITRETIEYYDWDPEETTVAVQGFGSVGANAARYLDELGTSVVAVSDVDGAIYDPDGLDTTDVEDHDETPGMVSGYDAPETLSNEALLELDVDVLIPAAVGNVLTAENARDVQAGMIVEGANGPTTSRADEIFEERGVPVVPDIIANAGGVTVSYFEWLQDINRRSWRHERVNEELETEMLRAWNAVRSEYEDRDVTWRDATYIVALSRIAAAHEARGLWP from the coding sequence ATGACATCAGCTAATTCCACGTCCGAATACGAATCCGTGTCCGAGTCCGAGTCCGAACGCGAGCGCGATCCGGAGAGCGCCGTCGAAACCGCCCGTCGCCAACTCGAGCGCGCGGCCGCCCACCTCGACGTCGACGACGGCATCATCGAGCGACTGCAGCACCCGACGAGCGTGTACCGGGTGTCGATCCCGCTCGAGCGCGACGACGGGAGCACGGAGATGCTCACGGGCTATCGCGCCCATCACGACAGCGTCCGCGGCCCGTACAAGGGCGGACTCCGCTACCATCCCGACGTGACCGAGGACGAGTGTATCGGCCTCTCGATGTGGATGACCTGGAAGTGTGCGGTGATGGACATCCCCTTCGGCGGCGGCAAGGGCGGCGTCGTCGTCAACCCGAAGGACCTCAGTCGCGACGAGAAAGAGCGGCTCACCCGCCGGTTCGCGGAGGAACTGCGGCCGATAATCGGGCCGATGACGGACATCCCGGCCCCCGATATGGGAACCGATCCGCAGACGATGGCGTGGTTCATGGACGCCTACTCGATGCAGCAGGGCCAGACCGAGCCCGGCGTCGTCACCGGCAAACCGCCGGTCGTCGGCGGCTCCTACGGCCGCGAGGAAGCGCCCGGCCGAAGCGTCGGGATCATCACCCGGGAGACGATCGAGTACTACGACTGGGACCCCGAGGAGACGACCGTCGCCGTGCAGGGATTCGGCAGCGTCGGCGCGAACGCGGCCCGGTACCTCGACGAGCTGGGGACGTCCGTCGTCGCCGTCTCGGACGTCGACGGCGCGATCTACGACCCCGACGGCCTCGACACCACCGACGTCGAGGACCACGACGAGACGCCGGGGATGGTTTCGGGCTACGACGCCCCCGAAACGCTGTCGAACGAGGCCCTGCTCGAGTTGGACGTCGACGTGCTCATCCCCGCGGCCGTCGGCAACGTCCTGACGGCCGAGAACGCTCGCGACGTGCAGGCCGGGATGATCGTCGAGGGTGCGAACGGCCCGACGACCTCGAGGGCCGACGAAATCTTCGAGGAGCGCGGGGTGCCGGTCGTGCCCGACATCATCGCCAACGCCGGCGGCGTCACCGTGAGCTACTTCGAGTGGCTGCAGGACATCAACCGCCGCTCGTGGCGCCACGAGCGGGTCAACGAGGAACTCGAGACGGAGATGCTCCGAGCCTGGAACGCCGTCCGGTCGGAGTACGAGGACCGGGACGTCACCTGGCGGGACGCGACCTACATCGTCGCGCTCTCGCGGATCGCCGCGGCGCACGAGGCGCGCGGGCTCTGGCCGTAG
- a CDS encoding Cdc6/Cdc18 family protein, protein MSDQAGGDPLFQSHDPIFNRKELLHVGHVPDEDRIVGRDDEIQSVAAEVGAITRGDPPNNVMIYGKTGTGKSLISRHVATRARDAAQRNDIDCSVLYVDCSEANTETRATRQLALNLKEETGYQEHIPLRGVGTMEYYQHIWRILDECFDSIVVILDEIDKLDNSNILMQLSRAREAQKTDAYIGVIGISNKIQYRETLDERIDSSFGHRELFFHPYDASQLREIMRNREDAFQPDVLEDGTIELCAALAAKKHGDARKAIEILKEAGELARRTGSEIVSEDHIQQAQEVAEINRIEELTSGATVHAKLALYALASRIITGDRETYKTREIYERYVGICELVANDPITENGLYRQLKEQAFLGVIESEKTGGGRSQGSYLLHRLVTDPKHIVKAVRRDSSLEDLPTYDQLVDRSSEVQNRDVDLSSFS, encoded by the coding sequence ATGTCCGATCAGGCTGGTGGGGATCCGCTCTTTCAATCTCACGATCCGATCTTCAATCGGAAGGAGCTCCTCCACGTCGGTCACGTCCCCGACGAGGACCGGATCGTCGGTCGCGACGACGAGATTCAATCGGTCGCGGCCGAGGTCGGGGCGATCACGCGGGGCGATCCGCCGAACAACGTGATGATCTACGGCAAGACCGGCACCGGAAAGAGCCTCATCTCCCGCCACGTCGCGACCCGCGCTCGCGACGCCGCACAGCGCAACGACATCGACTGCAGCGTCCTCTACGTCGACTGCTCCGAAGCCAACACCGAGACGCGGGCGACCCGCCAGTTAGCCCTCAATCTCAAGGAGGAGACCGGCTACCAGGAGCACATCCCCCTCCGGGGCGTCGGCACGATGGAGTACTACCAGCACATCTGGCGCATCCTCGACGAGTGCTTCGATTCGATCGTAGTTATTCTGGACGAGATCGATAAACTGGACAACAGCAACATCCTGATGCAACTCTCGCGGGCCCGCGAGGCCCAGAAGACCGACGCCTACATCGGCGTGATCGGCATCAGCAACAAGATCCAGTACCGGGAAACCCTGGACGAGCGCATCGACAGCAGCTTCGGCCACCGCGAACTGTTCTTCCACCCCTACGACGCCTCCCAGCTGCGGGAGATCATGCGCAACCGCGAGGACGCCTTCCAGCCGGACGTCCTCGAGGACGGGACGATCGAGCTCTGCGCGGCCCTAGCCGCAAAGAAACACGGCGACGCGCGCAAGGCGATCGAGATCCTGAAGGAGGCCGGCGAACTCGCGCGCCGGACCGGCTCAGAAATCGTCTCGGAGGACCACATCCAGCAGGCACAGGAGGTCGCGGAGATCAACCGGATCGAGGAGCTCACCAGCGGCGCGACCGTCCACGCGAAGCTCGCGCTGTACGCGCTCGCGAGCCGGATCATCACCGGCGACCGCGAGACGTACAAGACCCGCGAGATCTACGAGCGCTACGTCGGTATCTGCGAACTGGTCGCAAACGATCCGATCACCGAGAACGGGCTCTACCGCCAGCTCAAGGAGCAGGCGTTCCTCGGGGTCATCGAGTCCGAGAAGACCGGCGGCGGCCGCTCGCAGGGCAGCTACCTGCTGCACCGGCTCGTCACCGATCCGAAACACATCGTCAAGGCCGTCCGTCGGGATTCCTCGCTCGAGGACCTCCCGACGTACGATCAGCTCGTCGATCGCAGCAGCGAGGTGCAGAACCGAGACGTGGATCTCTCGTCGTTCTCCTGA